DNA sequence from the Lysinibacillus sp. OF-1 genome:
CATCTCTAACCAACTTCAACGATTAGATGATAAGGGCATTGTTCGTTCGTCTCGTGAGGGAAATTTTATTCGGTATCGAGTTGTTGATCCTTGTGTAACCAGCCTTTTACACGAAGGATGGTGCCTAACAGAAGATTTACCAAAATAGGAGGAGATTCAAAGTGGAAAAATGTGCACGCTCTAACTGTAATTGTCTTATTGGTGAGAACAAAGTAGAGGTTGATGGAAAAGTTTATTGTAATCAAGAATGTGCAGATCATTGTACTGATGAAGTTTGCGAGTGCAAAGATTGTAGCTGTGCAACTGCATAATTGAATAATAATGAAGGTTATCCTGTGCAACTATAGGATAACCTTTTTTGTACATAGGCTATCCAACGATAGGGTGCATTATTTAATGCAAACTCTACAAAAGGAATTTTCCAAACTATTTTCCTATCACCTATTGTATATGCTTTAAGGGATTTTCTAAGTGCATTTGTGGTCACAAAAAATATTTAACAATTTTAATTTTGATATCAAATCTATACTTGAAAAACACGGAGTAGTAAAGGATGAACAATATGTTAGACCTATTATTCCTACCAGACCTTAAAACAATAGAACCACCACAAGAAAATGAAACCGACATGATGTTTAAAGTGGAAGCAATCAAACCACCTGAACGTTGTCCTAAATGCGGTTTTGACAAACTGTACAAGCATAGTTCACGAAAACAATTAATCATGGACTTGCCTATTCATTTAAAGCGAGTAGGCTTACAAGTAAACCGTAGACGTTATAAATGTCGTGAGTGTGGTTCCACATTTTGGGAACGCCTTATATCCATTGACGAAAAGCGTAGTATGACTAAAAGATTGTTGGAGTCCATTGAAGAACAGTCCATGTCTAAAACTTTTGTGGAAGTAGCAGAAAACGTTGGTGTAGACGAGAAAACCGTTAGGAACATCTTTAAAAACTATGTGGCATTAAAAGAACTTGAATACCAGTTTGAAACTCCTAAATGGCTCGGTATTGACGAAATACACATTATCAAGAAACCTCGTCTTGTATTGACCAATGTGGAACGTAGAACTATATATGACATAAAACCCAATCGTAACAAAGATACGGTCATTCAACGCCTTTCTGAGATTACAGACAATACTTATATCGAATACGTCACAATGGATATGTGGAAGCCCTACAAAGACGCAGTTAATACAGTTATGCCACACGCAAAAGTAGTTGTAGATAAGTTTCATGTAGTCCGTATGGCTAATCAAGCCTTAGACAGTGTTAGGAAGTCTCTTAAAGCCAATATGACAGCCAAAGAAAGGCGTACCCTTATGCGTGAGAGGTATATCCTTCTTAAACGAAAGCATGACCTGAATGAACGAGACTCATTCCTTTTGGATACTTGGTTAAGTAATTTACCTGAACTAAAAGAAGCCTATGAACTTAAAGAAGAGTTCTACTGGATATGGGATACAGATGACCTTGACCAAGGCAGAGAACGTTACAGGTATTGGAGACAACGTTGTTTATCCAGTAACTCTAAAAACGCCTATAAAGACCTCGTAAGAGCCGTAGAAAACTGGCAAGATGAAATCTTCAACTACTTCGATAAAAGGCTCACTAACGCTTATACAGAGTCTATAAATAGCATCATTAGGCAAGTAGAACGAATGGGTAGAGGTTACTCATTTGAAGCCTTACGAGCCAAAATACTTTTTAATGAGAAGCTCCATAAGAAACGGAAGCCTCGATTTAATTCAAGTGCTTTCAGCAAAGCTATGTTATACGATAGTTTCAATTCGTATCAAATAACAGACCGTGACAAAACAGGCAACTATGGTGTAGATTTTTCCACACTTATTAAGAAATTGGAGAAGGGTAACTTATAGACCCTTTTCCACCATAAAATCCGAAGACCCTTTTTTTTATGATTACTCCTTTCATACTGTTTATCATTGTCTCTTCCATAGTAAATTTTGATTTTCATAATGGATTCCCAATACGAAATTCATCGTTTGAGTTCTTACTAGATATCCATTTTTACTATCTCATTGGATTTTCAGCATTTTTATTTTTAGGATTTATGGTTTCTAAAAAACCATTGGTATTTCGAGATATTTTTATAGCCTGGTTTTCTGTCATCATGGTTTACTTAGCCTTTGTTTATATACCACTTTTTATTTTTGGACAAGAAACAGTTGTTACCATGTCCTTACCCTTTGTAGTAGCGATGGACTCAGTTGATATTCGTTGGCTAGCTTTTAACCGCCAAACGATGTTCTTTGGTATTTCTTCAATTGGCTTTATGTTAATTTTTAATGCTGTGATGCTTTGGATGATTAGTCAAATTATGCAGAAATTATTCAGCAGGCTTCACGTAAAATCAGCATGGTGGATTATGATCTTTTCACTTATTGGATATACTGCAGGATTATTTATTCCGAATCAAGTTTGGACAAATACATTGATTTTGTTAAATAGAGGGGCTCAAGTTTATTTTATGCTTATGATCCCTGTAACGGTATATATCTATGGCATTGTGATAAAGAGAAAGGTGACGAACGATGAAAGAAAATCATCCTTGTAGCATGCTCATTATATGTATGTTTTTGCTATTACCTTTTCTTGGCGGATGCTGGGATGTGAAAGATATCGATAAAAGATTATTACCTTTGGTTATAGGTATTGCTAAGGAGAATGAGGACTATCATGTGACGCTGCAAATCCCCATTACACAAAAGGAAAATGAAGTATCAAGAATTGTAACAGGCAAAGCTGATACGGTTTTAAAGGTGCTAGGGGAAGTTCGTACAAACTCTGAAGAAGCAGTGGATTACTCCCATATAGAATTAATTGTCATTCAAAGCAACTTGGCGGCCGATCAAGCGGAATTAAGGGAGCTCATAAAATTTTTAATGGATTCGGAAGAAATCCCTTCGAGAGCATTGTTAACCATAACTGATGATAAAATCGACAAAGTCCTTTCCAACATTAACGATAAATTAGGGGTGAATGCGACTTCCATTTACAATTACTTTAACAAAGGGGCAGGGTGGGCACCTGAGATAACAAGCATTCATATTTGGGAAGTATACCGAAGTCTATTTTCTTATACAAAAGATATTACAGTTCCAGTTGTTCGTGCTGGAAATGATACAGTGTTAGTCTATGAAGGCTCTATGGTGTTGAAAAATGGTGAATTAATGGCAAGAATTAATTCAGATGAAAGCCAGCTAAGTAAGCTATTTCAAAACGCGAATGCAAAGGGGAAAATCGAAAGCCTTGATTTAGCGAGTATTATGGTGGTCAACAGTTCCCTTAAAAATAAAGCCTCTTTGAAGAACAATAAACCCGTTGTGGCAAGTCATTTAAAATTAAAAATCGATATTTTAGAGAGAAAAAAAGATGTGTCAAATGACCAAATTACGAAAGAGCTAACAAAGCTTATGGAAAAACGGTTTTATGATATGTTTGAACAAGCGCAAGCAAATGGGGTGGAGATTTTCGGATTTGGACAACTCTTTCGTGATCAGCTCTCCTATCAAGAACTA
Encoded proteins:
- a CDS encoding ISL3 family transposase, which translates into the protein MLDLLFLPDLKTIEPPQENETDMMFKVEAIKPPERCPKCGFDKLYKHSSRKQLIMDLPIHLKRVGLQVNRRRYKCRECGSTFWERLISIDEKRSMTKRLLESIEEQSMSKTFVEVAENVGVDEKTVRNIFKNYVALKELEYQFETPKWLGIDEIHIIKKPRLVLTNVERRTIYDIKPNRNKDTVIQRLSEITDNTYIEYVTMDMWKPYKDAVNTVMPHAKVVVDKFHVVRMANQALDSVRKSLKANMTAKERRTLMRERYILLKRKHDLNERDSFLLDTWLSNLPELKEAYELKEEFYWIWDTDDLDQGRERYRYWRQRCLSSNSKNAYKDLVRAVENWQDEIFNYFDKRLTNAYTESINSIIRQVERMGRGYSFEALRAKILFNEKLHKKRKPRFNSSAFSKAMLYDSFNSYQITDRDKTGNYGVDFSTLIKKLEKGNL
- a CDS encoding Ger(x)C family spore germination protein gives rise to the protein MKENHPCSMLIICMFLLLPFLGGCWDVKDIDKRLLPLVIGIAKENEDYHVTLQIPITQKENEVSRIVTGKADTVLKVLGEVRTNSEEAVDYSHIELIVIQSNLAADQAELRELIKFLMDSEEIPSRALLTITDDKIDKVLSNINDKLGVNATSIYNYFNKGAGWAPEITSIHIWEVYRSLFSYTKDITVPVVRAGNDTVLVYEGSMVLKNGELMARINSDESQLSKLFQNANAKGKIESLDLASIMVVNSSLKNKASLKNNKPVVASHLKLKIDILERKKDVSNDQITKELTKLMEKRFYDMFEQAQANGVEIFGFGQLFRDQLSYQELRNWREGFYPYLKVDFQVNVSVDS